In Plasmodium chabaudi chabaudi strain AS genome assembly, chromosome: 9, the sequence gcaataatacaaaataagttttacatatatataattgcaAATATGTACTGCTGAAGATGAAGGTAATATCATTAGGCCTAATTTCctcaataatatttactatAGTTTTAGCAAAAAACAGTCCAGATTCAGGGTCCACAACGGGCTGCGTAATATACGAAAAACGTCAAAAATACATCATATTGTATATGTCTATattaattgttttaattaattttgtatataaatataataataaattaacataacaatatttgatatatttttaattttgttattttttttagtttggATTCGGTAGAAAAAAACCAAAGAAAATCCATACGACGGTAGTAGCTGAACCAGTTAAAGCTCCCGAAATTGTGGACTTTGACCCTAAGCTTACGAATCTCAATTTTATAGAAGAATTCGAACCAATAACAATAGAAGGTTGCAAAAGCCGCTTGCCTGAATTAGATGAAGTTTTTGTCTCAGAAACCGATGGTATGATTATTGATAAAGTGACAGGATTTTCAAGAAGAGAAAATGATTCCGTTTTATCAGGATGGTATATTAGACCATATGAAGAAGATTATGAAGATATGATTAAGGTTAATTTTATACCTCTTAGGGAATATTATCAACGAATGGAAAATAGACCACCTAAACAATATGACGGTCCCCCTCCAGTACCTGATATGCCTCAAATATCCGAACTACCTAAAAAGCAAGAAATGCTAGTAAAGCAAACAGTAAGCACAGTACAGGAAGAAGACGCAGCTACACTAAATAGAGGTGAAGAATTCGATGTAGAAATAGATCCAAAGGTTTCATCATATCTCGGAGATAGAGAAAATGATGGTGAAGGCGGCGAAACTCAAGGTGAAGTTGAAGAAAATCAAGGTgaatatgaagaaaatcaagatgaatatgaagaaagtcaatatgaatatgaagaaaatcaaaataaatatgaaaaaattcaaaatgaatatgaagAAACTCAAGGTGAATATGGAGAAACTCAAGGTGAAGTTGaagaaaatcaaaataaatatgaagaaaatcAAGATGAATGTGAAGAAACTCAAGGTGAGGATGGAGAAACTCAAGGTGGAGGTgaagaataaaataaaacaatagaataagtaaataatgaataaagTAAATATGGAGTAATTTAACCCTAAAAATAACTATTGAAAAATCATAATGAGCAAAAAGCAAAGCtattatatgcaatatatttttttatcgaataataatattaataagaaAACGATTATATGTTTTCGAATGTCTCAagttatatacttttttaattaattaaaattatatatttttttgtcttttttaattttttaaaaggcGTTTTCTTTATTCATGCTAAACATATTcatatgcattattttagtatattttgtttttgtgcataccatttttttaatatgtttatattttgtcatcatttttaaatgcatatgaatgttataaatatttagtGTGATTCTCATGTAAAATAGTACAACTAAATATATTGCGagtttgttattttttttaaattagtgagattaaaacatataataatagcaaTTGAATTAGTGATTATGTCATGTACAATTTTATAGAATTAATATTCCTATTTAACTATAAAGAAttcaattattaatataggAATGTTGTATGATAATACAATTTTCGCAATTCTTTCATagttattaattaataatatagtttcgatttaaacaaatatatgatatttctttttaataattaggTACCATAAGTGCGATATactttctatatattataataccattcatttatttaataataaaaaatattttaatcgctataattttgaatttCAGATTAGGGGTTATGGTTGCGTTTTGATAACTCGTATTATGGGTCAAAGTTCTGTATCTTGGAATCATGCTTTGGGTTATATtcttataatttgtttataactTGCTAATATATGTTGGTctgtaaatttttataagatGTATTTACCATTCCCGGATGTTTAATCACAAGATGATGCTTGAATATGCAGCTAAAAAATGGTATAGCcattaatatgaaataagttgtataatatgattaaaataaaatatttatattgcatataaatataacttGCTAACAAATAGCTATATTGAATCATGAATAACactatattttctttatttgatgaaacaaattattttgttacaattgctttaatttaaattatattatatcaatTGAGTTGTAATAACAATACTATATATGTAGTTATAAATtacaataaatttatttttaatatcccATTAcattacaatatatattcagattaacatattatcaatatataataggtAATCATAAATATAGGTTCATAAAATGTCGATCGAAAATCGACAATGCAACGTTATCTATAAAAGATGCTTTATGCAtctaacatttttaataatacaataaaacttgaactatatatacaatattttttcaagttttataatttgaggtataaataaattaaattttaaaatagttaaaaaataaaatataagtatgttaataaaatatattactaataaataatatttaaatatcgttttattatgaaaacatcatataattaaatattaatattaattttatcgaaaaggaaaataataattaattcacttggaattaataatatttttattaggtcatcatatatacacaagcttataaatttatattttaaatatagcGCTATTacgaaataatttatatgttcTAAAATGTTATACATTAAAACAATGGAACaaggaaaaataatatttggtTTAAAGTATTCCTATTGAATGCATTAAATATCTCATTGTAGTATACAGTGACATGCCagtaacaataataatagtaataatgaattaGTATGTTACTAAATATGAGCAAgtatattatgtttatttgaTACGGCATATGGGCATAAattcatcatatatattcttaaaGGCATGATAagattaaaattgtatgtgcaaaacataaaatgaaatattacattttgatttagtatttttttaatgtgcTAATATTAGAATTAACTCTacaagaaaaataa encodes:
- a CDS encoding erythrocyte membrane antigen 1 is translated as MKVISLGLISSIIFTIVLAKNSPDSGSTTGCFGFGRKKPKKIHTTVVAEPVKAPEIVDFDPKLTNLNFIEEFEPITIEGCKSRLPELDEVFVSETDGMIIDKVTGFSRRENDSVLSGWYIRPYEEDYEDMIKVNFIPLREYYQRMENRPPKQYDGPPPVPDMPQISELPKKQEMLVKQTVSTVQEEDAATLNRGEEFDVEIDPKVSSYLGDRENDGEGGETQGEVEENQGEYEENQDEYEESQYEYEENQNKYEKIQNEYEETQGEYGETQGEVEENQNKYEENQDECEETQGEDGETQGGGEE